The window AGCAAGGGTGGCGCTGCGTCTCGGAGCTGAAAAGGTCTATCTCATCTACAGGCGTTCCGAGGCTGAGATGCCTGCGAGAAAGGCGGAAGTCCACCACGCGCATGAGGAGGGCATAGAGTTTTTATTTTTAACAAACCCTGCCCGGTTCATTGACGACGGCAAGGGCAACGTGTGCGCTGTTGAGTGCATAAAAATGGAACTCGGAGAGCCTGATGCATCGGGCAGGAGAAAACCGGTCCCGGTGCAGGGCAGCGAATTCCAGGTCGGGATAGACGTGGCGATCCCCGCATTGGGAACAAGAGCCAATCCGCTTTTAACAAAGACTATGCCTGATCTGAAGGTAAACAAAAGCGGCTACATCTTAGCTGAAGAAGACACAGGCATGACATCAAAGAGAGGCGTATTCGCGGGCGGAGATATAGTCACAGGCTCCGCAACTGTGATACTCGCTATGGGCGCAGGAAGAAAGGCGGCAAAGGCTATCAACGAATATCTCAAATGGAAGCACTGGGGTTTTCAAGCGATAAGCGGTTAGCTTTCAGCTCATTGTTTTTATTTTTAGCTTACAGCTTATTGCTAATAGCTAAAAAAGGAGGTGCAGCAATGACGGACAAAATCAACATTCTGGTCGTAGACGATGAACCAATAATTATTATGAGCGCCGAGCGGGTGCTTAAGGCCGAAGGCTATAACGTTGAGGGCGCGCTCAGCGGGAAAGAGGCGATGCTGAAAATGGGGCAGAACAATTATGACCTTGTCTTAACAGACCTCAACATGCTCGAGGTTGACGGCATCACTCTCATAAAGTGGATAAAACAGTTCCGGCCTGAGATCGGCATCGTGGTCATTACAGGCTACCTGTTCCAGGAGACAATTAAAGAGGCCCTCAAGCTCGGCATACATGACCACATGATGAAGCCGCTTACTCCCGTGGTGTTAAAAGACGTGATACACAAAGCGATAGAAGGCATACGGCCAAACGCGTCAGAACATAAACCGGAAAAAGAATTCCCGGCGTCAATGTTTGCGGAGCTGGACAATGTGATCCGGCAATACAGCAGGGGGCCGGGCTGTACTGTGCCGGTGATACCGGTGCTGCTTCGCGCCCAGGAGATTTTCGGCTGCCTCCCGGCAGTGATACAAAAGCGCGTCGCTCTGGGTCTGAACATATACCCGGCTGAGATACACAGCATCGTTTCATCGCACTCCGGTTTCAGGACGGGACCCGGAGGCGGCAAGGCCGGCTCAAATTCAGGCACAGGAGAAAGAGTATGGAGAGGTGTCATTTGCAAAACAGGAAAGGGTATCAATGAGTATCTCTAAGATACAGCTATGCGAGCTCATTCGCAAAAGAAGTATTTATTTAACTGCAACGGCGCAGAGGAATGGAGAAGTGGGAAAGGAGAAATGAGATGAATAAGCTTAGCGTGGAAGACCTTATAAACATCAAGGAGAAATACGCATCGGAATTCACATTGAGAAATGGCGGATACAGGGCCAGGGTCATTGTCCATATGGGGCCCTGCGGAATTGCCGCGGGCGCGATGAAGGTAATGAGGGCCATGATGGATGAGGTATCAAAGTCCCGGGTGACCGATGTGCTGATAAAGAAATCGAGCTGCGGCGGATTGTGCGCGAGTGAACCTCTGGCGACAGTCGAGCTGCTGGACCACCCGCCCGTGAAATACTGCAAGCTCAATGATAAGAAGGCGAGGGAGATCTTCAGGGAGCACGTCCTTGGCGGCAGGCCGGTGGAGAAATACGCGCTCGTAGTGGGCTGTGAAACAACTTGCTGAAAAAAACCGGAAATCAGCTTGGGAGGCTATTGCAAGATATTTATAAACTCAATTAAGCCGTCATTCCGGACTTGATCCGGAATCCAGACCCTCCAGAAATCTCTGGATTCCCGTTTTCACGGGAATGACAGAAAGACGAGGTTGTTTATGGGAACGATTCGCACGAATTTAATGTTATGTACAGGCACGGGCTGTGTATCCAGCGGAAGCCGCAAGGTAACGCTCGCCCTGCACGAAGAGCTGAAAAAGAGAGGTCTTGATAAAGAAATAGAGATCGTCCTGACAGGCTGTAACGGCTATTGCGCTGAGGGGCCTGTCATGGCTGTTTATCCTGATGAGGTCTTTTATCAGAAACTGACCGTGGAAGAAATTCCCGCTCTCGTTGAAGAACATTTCCTCAAAGGCAGGCCTTATCAGAAGCTGATGTTTACCGGGCCGGAAAAAAAGTCCGCCATCCCTTTATTGAAAGATATACCTTTCTTCAAGTACCAGGTCTCGCTGGTGCTGAGGAACAAGGGGCTTATTGATCCAGAGAAGATCGCTGACTATATAGCAAGGGACGGTTATCAGGCGCTTGCAAAGGTCCTTACGGAGATGAGGCCGGAAGAAACAATAAAGGTGGTGGCGGATTCAGGATTAAGGGGAAGAGGCGGCGCAGGCTTCCCCACAGGAAAAAAGTGGGAGCTCGGTCTAAAGATCAAATCCGATCTGAAATTTGTTGTGTGCAATGGCGATGAGGGCGATCCCGGGGCCTTCATGGACAGGTCGGTCATGGAGGCCGACCCTCACGCTGTCATCGAGGGAATGATAATCTGCGGTGCGGCAACTGATTCGCATAAAGGCTACATCTACGTGAGGGCTGAATATCCGTTAGCGGTCAAGCGCCTCCAGATCGCAATTGACCAGTGTTATGACGCGGGGCTGCTTGGAGAAAATATCCTCAATACCGGTTTTAACTTTGACCTCGATATTTACCAGGGCGCCGGCGCTTTTGTGTGCGGAGAGGCAACGGCCCTGATGCGCTCTATTGAGGGAAAACGAGGGATGCCGAGGCCGAAGCTCTGGCGTTCGGCGGTCAAGGGATTATGGGACAAGCCCACAGTGCTGAATAATGTCGAGACCTTTGCGAATATCCCGCAGATCATCTTAAACGGCCCTGACTGGTACAGGAGCTTCGGGACCGAAAAGAGCACGGGGACAAAGGTCTTCGCGCTTACAGGGGCCATAAACAATGTCGGGCTGGTTGAGGTCCCGATGGATACAACCCTCAGGAAAATAATCTACGACATCGGCGGCGGGATAAAAAAGAAGGGGAGAAAATTCAAGGCCGTGCAGCTTGGCGGCCCCTCAGGCGGCTGCATCCCGGAGGAATACCTGGACACCCGCGTCTCCTATGAGGACATCAAGGACAGCGGCGCGATAGTAGGCTCAGGCGGGATGGTTGTAATGGATGACAGCAACTGCATGGTGAACATCGCGAAGTTCTTTCTCGAATTTACAGCGGATGAGTCCTGCGGGAAGTGCGTGCCATGCAGGGTCGGAACAAAAGTAATGCATGACATGCTCACCGATATCTCTGAAGGACGCGGCAGAGAAGGAGACCTGGAAATCCTTGAAGACCTTTCACACGATATCATCGAGGCGTCGCTCTGCGGTCTCGGACAGTCGGCCCCTACCCCCGTGCTTTCAACACTGAGGTATTTCAGGCGCGAGTATGAAATGCACATTAATCACAAGTGGTGCGCGACCGGGGTATGCCGCGACCTCTGCACATTCTACATTGATGAAAAACTCTGTAAAGGATGCGGCGCGTGCCAAAGGGCGTGTCCCTCAAAGGCGATCACAGGCGAAAAGAAAGAGCCCCATAAGATCAGCCAGGAGCACTGCGTGCATTGCAGGACCTGCTGGGATTCGTGCAAGTTCAATTCCATAAAGATCCTCCCCGCCGCAGCGAGAAAGGCAAGTGAGGCAGATTTGCGGTTTATGGTCAGCATGGCTGAAAAGACCATGGCAGAGGTTAAAGAATAAGTAAGAAGTAGGAAGTGAGAGGTAAGAAGTAAAAAAAGAGAGCAGTGATTCTTTACTTTCCACTTCCAACTTCTCACTTCTAACTTTTATTTATAAACGGCGAGAAAGGCAAGTGAGGCAGATTTGCAGTTTATGTCCAGTATGGCTGAAAAGACCATGGCAGAGGTTAAAGAATAAGTAAGAAGTAGGAAGTGAGAGGTAAGAAGTAAAAAAAGGTCAGTACGGAAAAAGGCAGCACCATTCTTCAGGCTGCAATGAGCAACGGGATAAAAATACCCAATCTCTGCTATGACAGGAGGGTCGCGCCTCACGGCGGCTGCAGGTTATGCATCGTGGAGATCGAGGGACAGAAAAAACTGGAGGCGTCCTGCGCGACATTAGCGACCGAAGGGCTTGTCGTGTGGACAGATACCCCGAAGGTGAAAAAGGTGCGTCAGACCGTTCTTGAGCTTATGTTGGTGCACCATCCGCTTGACTGTCCGGTATGCGACAAGGCAGGCGAGTGCGATCTGCAGGAGCTGGTCTTTCAATACGGCAAACCCGCGGGACGTTTTGTAAGGGACAGGAAACACGCGCTGCCTGATACAAAGGGGCCTTTTGTAGAATTGACCGCCAACAGGTGCGTGCTCTGCGGCAAGTGCGTGAGGCTCTGCGCGGAACATCAGGGGCGCGGGGCTTTGGGTTTTATCGGCAGAGGTTTTCCAACCGTTGTTCAGCCCGCATACGGCGAGGCGCTTGAATGTGATTACTGCGGGCAATGCATTGATGTATGCCCGACAGGCGCGCTTCTGAACAAGACCTCCAAATTCAAGGCGCGGCAGTGGGCACTCGAAGAGAAGGACACGATATGTCCCTTCTGCGGATGCGGCTGCACCCTCACGCTCGGAATCTGGGAAGGAAAGATCCTGAGGGCAAGAGGGCTGCAGGACAAGGGTATAAACGAAGGCGATCTCTGCGGCAGGGGGAGGTTCGGCTTTGATTATATCTACAGCGAACACCGTCTCAACTCCCCGATGATAAGGAAAGATGGAGAGCTTGTGCCTGCCTCATGGGATGAGGCGCTTAATTATATACGCGGCAAGTTGAAAAATATAATCACCGCGCACGGCCCTTCCTCCATCGGGGCGACAGGCTCGCCGCGCTGCACGAATGAAGACAATTACGTCTTACAGAAATTTATGAGGAACACCATCGGCTCGGACAATATCGATTCCTCCGCGGCCTTCGGCTACGGCCTCGCTGAGAAGGCATGGAAAATGTCATTCGGTCAAAGCAGCCACAGGATAAACCAGAAATCCCCGCTTAGCAAAGAAGTGGTACTCATTCTTGAGTCGGATATTTCCGTGACCCATCCGGTATCCGGCCTCAACATCCTTCAGGCAAAAAGACAGGGTGCGCAGCTCATCGTTGCCGACGGCAGGGAGACAAAATTAACAAGGCACAGCACACAGTGGCTGAAGATGAAAAGCGGGACCGGCGTTGCCCTGTTAAACGGTATTATGAAAGTGATAATCGACAGGGGGCTTATTGACACTGCCGTTGCGGAAAAAGTCCCTGAGTTCAATTCTCTCAAGGCGATGCTTGAAAATTACACAACAGGGAAGGTTTCCGAGATCACAGGTGTCAGCGAAGATGAAATTATCAGCGCTGCTGAGACTATCGCGAAGGCAAAGAGCAGGATGATCTCCCTTTCCGTCAGCGCATCCGAAAATACAAAAGGACTGGACACGGCCCTGGCCGCAGCAAATTTGATCAATCTTTTAGGCGAAGGCCCTGATGCTCTACAAATTCCCGCTGAATACTCAAACACCTTCGGCCTTTATCAGATGGGCGTCAGGCCTGACAGCGCGCTTCATGGTCAGGGGATCTTCGAAATGTTTTACAGTGAGAACAGCGGCATAAAAGCCATGTATCTCATGGGAGAAAACCCGGCGGTCAATTTTCCTGACAGCGGGAGTGTCATCGAAAAACTGAAGTCACTTGACCTCCTGATCGTGCAGGACATTTTTCTTACGGAAACCGCAAAGCTCGCGCACGTGGTCCTGCCTGCCTCAAGCTGGGCAGAAAAAGACGGCACATACATGAATGCCGAAGGAGTCATGCAGAAGGTCCACAAACTCGTGGGGCCTTCAGGCGATTCGCTCCCTGACTGGATGGTCCTCAGAAATCTCGCGCTTGTAATGGGAAAAGACCTGGGGATAACAAATCTTCAATCCGTGCAGGAAGAGATAAAGTCGCTCTTATTGAAAAGACCGGCGCAGGATGAAATCCACAGGACCTTTAACCCGGTTGAATATGTCTCCTGCGAAGGGCCTGCTGCGGACTATCCGTTCAAACTCGTAGTCAGGGATGTGCTTCAGCATTCAGGCAGTATGTCAACGAAATCGAAATCACTTGGCCTTGTCGCTTCCGGGGCGCGGCTTGAAATAAACTTTAAGGACGCGGAACGGTTTGGCATTTCAGACAACGCTCATGTCAAAGTAACTTCGCCAAGAGGCTCGGCGTATCTTAAGGCCGCTGTCTCGGATGAGGT is drawn from Nitrospirota bacterium and contains these coding sequences:
- a CDS encoding response regulator — encoded protein: MTDKINILVVDDEPIIIMSAERVLKAEGYNVEGALSGKEAMLKMGQNNYDLVLTDLNMLEVDGITLIKWIKQFRPEIGIVVITGYLFQETIKEALKLGIHDHMMKPLTPVVLKDVIHKAIEGIRPNASEHKPEKEFPASMFAELDNVIRQYSRGPGCTVPVIPVLLRAQEIFGCLPAVIQKRVALGLNIYPAEIHSIVSSHSGFRTGPGGGKAGSNSGTGERVWRGVICKTGKGINEYL
- a CDS encoding (2Fe-2S) ferredoxin domain-containing protein; amino-acid sequence: MNKLSVEDLINIKEKYASEFTLRNGGYRARVIVHMGPCGIAAGAMKVMRAMMDEVSKSRVTDVLIKKSSCGGLCASEPLATVELLDHPPVKYCKLNDKKAREIFREHVLGGRPVEKYALVVGCETTC
- a CDS encoding NADH-quinone oxidoreductase subunit NuoF, translating into MGTIRTNLMLCTGTGCVSSGSRKVTLALHEELKKRGLDKEIEIVLTGCNGYCAEGPVMAVYPDEVFYQKLTVEEIPALVEEHFLKGRPYQKLMFTGPEKKSAIPLLKDIPFFKYQVSLVLRNKGLIDPEKIADYIARDGYQALAKVLTEMRPEETIKVVADSGLRGRGGAGFPTGKKWELGLKIKSDLKFVVCNGDEGDPGAFMDRSVMEADPHAVIEGMIICGAATDSHKGYIYVRAEYPLAVKRLQIAIDQCYDAGLLGENILNTGFNFDLDIYQGAGAFVCGEATALMRSIEGKRGMPRPKLWRSAVKGLWDKPTVLNNVETFANIPQIILNGPDWYRSFGTEKSTGTKVFALTGAINNVGLVEVPMDTTLRKIIYDIGGGIKKKGRKFKAVQLGGPSGGCIPEEYLDTRVSYEDIKDSGAIVGSGGMVVMDDSNCMVNIAKFFLEFTADESCGKCVPCRVGTKVMHDMLTDISEGRGREGDLEILEDLSHDIIEASLCGLGQSAPTPVLSTLRYFRREYEMHINHKWCATGVCRDLCTFYIDEKLCKGCGACQRACPSKAITGEKKEPHKISQEHCVHCRTCWDSCKFNSIKILPAAARKASEADLRFMVSMAEKTMAEVKE
- a CDS encoding molybdopterin-dependent oxidoreductase, producing MSNGIKIPNLCYDRRVAPHGGCRLCIVEIEGQKKLEASCATLATEGLVVWTDTPKVKKVRQTVLELMLVHHPLDCPVCDKAGECDLQELVFQYGKPAGRFVRDRKHALPDTKGPFVELTANRCVLCGKCVRLCAEHQGRGALGFIGRGFPTVVQPAYGEALECDYCGQCIDVCPTGALLNKTSKFKARQWALEEKDTICPFCGCGCTLTLGIWEGKILRARGLQDKGINEGDLCGRGRFGFDYIYSEHRLNSPMIRKDGELVPASWDEALNYIRGKLKNIITAHGPSSIGATGSPRCTNEDNYVLQKFMRNTIGSDNIDSSAAFGYGLAEKAWKMSFGQSSHRINQKSPLSKEVVLILESDISVTHPVSGLNILQAKRQGAQLIVADGRETKLTRHSTQWLKMKSGTGVALLNGIMKVIIDRGLIDTAVAEKVPEFNSLKAMLENYTTGKVSEITGVSEDEIISAAETIAKAKSRMISLSVSASENTKGLDTALAAANLINLLGEGPDALQIPAEYSNTFGLYQMGVRPDSALHGQGIFEMFYSENSGIKAMYLMGENPAVNFPDSGSVIEKLKSLDLLIVQDIFLTETAKLAHVVLPASSWAEKDGTYMNAEGVMQKVHKLVGPSGDSLPDWMVLRNLALVMGKDLGITNLQSVQEEIKSLLLKRPAQDEIHRTFNPVEYVSCEGPAADYPFKLVVRDVLQHSGSMSTKSKSLGLVASGARLEINFKDAERFGISDNAHVKVTSPRGSAYLKAAVSDEVPDGFVYVPAHFPHSGVSALTHLAGNGGISMDAVRVETA